Genomic segment of Candidatus Binatus sp.:
ATCGCGCGCGCGCTTGGCAGGATCGCAGACGCCGGCGCGAGCGCGATGCTCATCGAGATGGAAGCCCGCGCGACCGGCGAAATCCGGCGCGAAGTCCGCCGCGCGCTGTACAAGCTGAAGCAGCATGGCATCGACGCCCCCGCGGCCACTGCTCCTCGAGTGGCCAGCACCGTCCACGACAACGCCGCTGAAAGAAGTGAAAAAACCGCGATGCTCTCGCCGATCGACAGCGAGGGCGCGCGCATCGTCTGGATCGTCAAGCCGCGCGTGCAGGGCGGCGTGATCCGGCTGTGGGCGCTGATCTCCGAGCGCGAGGGTCTGGTCGGCGCGCAGAACACGGCGCTGTCGCGGCGCGAACTGAAATCCGAACGCGAGGAACTCGAGCGCCGCGCGCAGGTCAAGCTGGTTGACGCCGACTGGCGCGTCGCGGACTTTATCGCGTGCGAGGCCTGGCGCAATACGCCCGAATCGCGGCGCGGTCAGGTCGGAAACTTTCTCATGCTGCGCTCCGAGTTGATCGCGTCGGCGCCGCCAACCGAGCTGCTTCATCCCGTATATGCCGAGCTTGCCGCCGAGCTCGGCGCCGAGGCTGCCGGCGAGCCGTCAGTCGAGCTGCTCAAGGAACCGGAATTGCTCGAATGGCGGATCCCCGACGCGATCCTCAAACCCTATGTCGAGGAGATTGCCCGCGCCGGCGAAAGCGTGATCGTCCTGAATCCGCTCCACAAGCAGGAACGCGTGAATGCCGTGATCGATCGCGCGACCGCCGAACTGCTGACGGGAGACAACGGGCGCGCAGTCCGGCGGCGGCTCGAGGATATCGCGTACTACATGGCGCGGGTCGGACGCCGCGCGCAGGCGGGATGGGCCGCGGCGGCGGCGGCGCGGCTGCGCGACGGAATCGACGTGACGAAGGTGCCTTTCTTTCAGGGCTTCATCCGCACCCAGCTCGGCACGGTCGCGGCGGCCGAGCAGGAGAAGGCCGAGCAGGAGCCGCGGCTGATCATGACTCCGGCCGAGGCGATGCGCGCGCGCGAAGCCCAAGCAGCAAGGACTCGCCGCCGCTAGCCGCGCGGTCCGGCGAGAGTTAGAACAGCGGGCGCTGGGCGGCGGCGGCGACGGGCCAGAACGAACGGCGATGAATCGGCGAGGGGCCGAGCCTGGCGAGCGACTGCATATGCTCGCTGGTGCAATAGCCCTTGTGTTGCGCGAAGCCGTAGCCGGGGTAGATCGCGTCGAGTTCCACCATCATGCGATCGCGGGTGACTTTGGCGACGATGGAGGCGGCGGCGATGCAGAAACTTTTGCGATCGCCGCCTACGATTCGGGTCTGCGGAAGTTCGAGACCCGCAATCAGGCGGCCATCGACCAGCACGTGGCCGGGCGCCAGATTCAACGCGGACAGCGCGCGGCGGCTCGCGGACATGGTGGCCCAATAGATATTGAGGCGATCGATTTCGTTGACCTCGGCGATGCCGACGCCGACCGCGATGGCGCGGTCGCGGATGGGGGTGAACAGTTGCTCGCGCTGATCGTGGGTCAACTGTTTGGAATCGTGCACGCCGCTGATGAATGTCTCGGGGGAGAAGACCACGGCGGCTGCGACGACGGGACCGGCCATCGGACCGACGCCGGCTTCGTCAACACCGGCGACGGCGTCGATGCCGAGTTTCCACAGGCGCCGTTCGTAGCGCAGGTCGGGCCGCTTGCTCATCGCGATAGTCGATGCTCGTCAGTCACAGGTGCGTGCCGTGGTTTACGCCATCCGTTTCAGGCGCGCCTTGCGAATCGTCTCAGCGGTTTCATCGGGAGCGCCGATGTCGTTGAGACGGATCGCGTAGTCGGCGCTGGCGGCGGACGCGATCGTGACGTCGCCAAGCCCAATCATCCGTTGAACGACGCGCTTGCTGACCTCGACCGAGCGGATGTCGGCCAGTTCCATCTCGCGACGGCGTGACGCGAGCAGCCCGCGCTTTTCGATCAAGCGATCGGAAGTGAGACTCCAGCTGATGGTCCTGGAGCGAATCATGGTGACGATGAAGGTCAGCGCGCCGACGCCTGTTACCGCGAAGCCGGCCTGAATCGGTTCGCGCTTGAGGTGCAGCAGGTACAGCAAGATGGCGCCGATCGCGATCAGCACTCCACCGGTGAGGAAGCCGTTGGCGTAGTACCATAGCGAGGGACGGAATTGGGCGAGCGCATACTCGCGCACGGCGGCGGGCTTGGGCGCGTACATCCGCGCACCGCATCGCGAGCAAAAGGCGGCGCCTTGCTGGGTGTCGTTACCGCACTGGGGACATCTCATCGCGCCGCCTCACGCCGCCGCATCGGGCACAGTGTCAGTCGGTGCGATTATGATGATGCGTGGCGCGTCGCGTCAATTGAAACCGCGCCGATGCCGGCGCAAGGAGAAGGCGCGCACTGCGCATCTTAGTTGGCGGAGTGGTGGCCCCAGGTGCGGGCGCAACTGAGGATGTCGATCGGGGTTCCATCCTGGACCGCGCGGTACTTGTCCCAGAAGCTGGAATCGATTTGCTTGAGCGCAGGCGGCTCCCGCCGACGCCATCGATTGCACGCGCCCGGACCGCCGTTGTAGGCCGCGTAGGCCGATCGGGCGAGATGGCCGGCGACCGGGACGGGGTCGAACTTCAGCCGAGCGGACGCATAGCGCATCATCCGCGCGAGAATCTCGCAGCCCGCGCCGGCATTGTAGAGAACGTCCCACTTAAGGCGATCGATAGCGTAAAACCCGCGCCAGACGTGCTTATTCACCTGCATCAGGCCGATGTCGCCGGTGGCAGATTCAAGCCATCGGATGCCCGCCCCGGCGATCACGAACTGTCGCCAGCAGCTTTCCTGCCACGCCGTACTGCGCACGAGCGTCGCATAGATGGGGGAGCCGCCGGCGTCAATGGCGCTTTCGCCGAGTTGGCGCTCGGCGCTGAGATCGAGCAGCAGGCCCATGTCGCGGCGATAGGTCTGGGCGTTGTCTTCGGTCACGACGCGGCGGTAGAGGCGACCGGCGACTTGCCGGAGTTGGGGGAGTATCGCGGGCTCGTCGTCCTTGTCCTGCTGGGCGGCGGCAGCCTCTCGCGGCGACAGGAGGGAGAGCATTCGCAGGAGGAGAGGAGCAAGGCGGGCGATTTGGCGCGACGCGCGACGGCTGGCGCCGGGTCCGGGCGACGCGGGAGGAGCAGAGCTGCCCGGCGGCGCCCCATCCGGCGCAGGAGTGCTCGCGCCACCTGAGCTCGGCAATGCGCCGGGGGCGGAAGGCGGCACGTCCTCTTCTTCGATTGGGTGGCGGCTGGCGGGCGGCTCGGGGACGGCGAACAGTTTCTTCAAGTCGGGGTCTTCGCGGTAGTTGAATTGAAGCGGATCGCCGGTCGCGCCGGGCGCCATGATGTGTGCAAGGCGGCGAAGGTCGGCGGCGGAAATGCGCATCCCAAGCGCGGGCGCAGCCTGATCGAGCGCAAACAACGCGTCGCCGGCGGAGATGAACGACATGAATTCGAGCGCGCGCGCCCCGAGCATCCCGCGCCGGGCGGCGGCGCGCACCGCATCGTGGAGCTGGCGCCATTCGTCGAGGAAAAGAATGCGCACCGGATCGGGCCCAGCGGCCGCGGGCGAATTATTCAGGGCCTGGACGAGGCGGTAGCGGCTGTCGAGCAGGATTTGCAGCAACTGGTCACGGAACTGCTGGTCGCCGACCGCGTCGCCGAGCTGCTTGATCGAGAAAACCAGAAACGCGTCCCATTGATCGAGCGTGTTCTGAAAGGCTTTGAGCTCGGCAGGCGTGGGCGAGGCGGCTGCGCCGGGAATCGCGGCGGGAGTGGGGACATCGGGGACGGTCATCACCAGCGTGACGCGGATGCCGTCGTCGAGTGCGACGATGTCGGGCTCGGCGGAGAGCGATGCGATTGCGGCGCGGACGCGGTCGGCGGCCTCGGGCGTGACCGAATCGGCGACCATCGCGCCGAGCTGCGCAACGGCGGGTTTGAGATCGTAAGAAAAGCCGTCGAGCTGCGGAATGAGATAGCTCTTGATCAGGTCGAAGCCCCGACTGACGAGCTCGGTTTTCTGATGAGCGGAGTCGTAGAGATTCAAATCGGTGAAATGAAATTTAAGCTGGAGACCGGGGGCGATGTACGGGACGCCGAGCGCCTCGACGATGCCGCTCCATTGGACAGCGTTCAGGCATTGAGAACCCATCGAGACGCCCAAGCCGAGGCTGTTGGCGGTTTCGAGCTTTACGGTGGCCGGGCCGCCGGCGGTGGCGCGTGAGAACTCGGGATTTTCAGCGTAAAGAAACTGGCAATCGTCGATGCCGTTCCAAAGCTGAGCGCGTCCGCCGGGCGCGGTAAAAAGATTGCGCTTGAGCGCTTCGCGCAGTGCGATGTAGTCGATGGTGAGCGGAAGCCTGACCTGGGCGGCGCGGGCGGGATCGGGCCGGGCGAGGAAGATTGCGCCGGCAGCCGCGACGATTATCAACAACCTGAATGCTGACGCCTTTTGTGCACCCTCACCTACGGACCGCCAGGCGGGCGGCCGCCTCTCCCGAAAAATCAGCACCCTCACCCGCGCCGGTGGCGCGGCCTCTCCCGCAACCAAGCGGGCGAGGCGGGTAACAAGTGGCGCGGGACGCGGCACCCTAACTCGGGCAAGTGTGGTCATGAATTACCGGTTCTGGCGATCATTGCGATTTTGTCGCGCGCGCAT
This window contains:
- a CDS encoding ribonuclease HII, translated to MSKRPDLRYERRLWKLGIDAVAGVDEAGVGPMAGPVVAAAVVFSPETFISGVHDSKQLTHDQREQLFTPIRDRAIAVGVGIAEVNEIDRLNIYWATMSASRRALSALNLAPGHVLVDGRLIAGLELPQTRIVGGDRKSFCIAAASIVAKVTRDRMMVELDAIYPGYGFAQHKGYCTSEHMQSLARLGPSPIHRRSFWPVAAAAQRPLF
- a CDS encoding PH domain-containing protein is translated as MRCPQCGNDTQQGAAFCSRCGARMYAPKPAAVREYALAQFRPSLWYYANGFLTGGVLIAIGAILLYLLHLKREPIQAGFAVTGVGALTFIVTMIRSRTISWSLTSDRLIEKRGLLASRRREMELADIRSVEVSKRVVQRMIGLGDVTIASAASADYAIRLNDIGAPDETAETIRKARLKRMA
- a CDS encoding transglycosylase SLT domain-containing protein, producing MLIIVAAAGAIFLARPDPARAAQVRLPLTIDYIALREALKRNLFTAPGGRAQLWNGIDDCQFLYAENPEFSRATAGGPATVKLETANSLGLGVSMGSQCLNAVQWSGIVEALGVPYIAPGLQLKFHFTDLNLYDSAHQKTELVSRGFDLIKSYLIPQLDGFSYDLKPAVAQLGAMVADSVTPEAADRVRAAIASLSAEPDIVALDDGIRVTLVMTVPDVPTPAAIPGAAASPTPAELKAFQNTLDQWDAFLVFSIKQLGDAVGDQQFRDQLLQILLDSRYRLVQALNNSPAAAGPDPVRILFLDEWRQLHDAVRAAARRGMLGARALEFMSFISAGDALFALDQAAPALGMRISAADLRRLAHIMAPGATGDPLQFNYREDPDLKKLFAVPEPPASRHPIEEEDVPPSAPGALPSSGGASTPAPDGAPPGSSAPPASPGPGASRRASRQIARLAPLLLRMLSLLSPREAAAAQQDKDDEPAILPQLRQVAGRLYRRVVTEDNAQTYRRDMGLLLDLSAERQLGESAIDAGGSPIYATLVRSTAWQESCWRQFVIAGAGIRWLESATGDIGLMQVNKHVWRGFYAIDRLKWDVLYNAGAGCEILARMMRYASARLKFDPVPVAGHLARSAYAAYNGGPGACNRWRRREPPALKQIDSSFWDKYRAVQDGTPIDILSCARTWGHHSAN